Proteins encoded in a region of the Metamycoplasma alkalescens genome:
- a CDS encoding MSC_0623 family F1-like ATPase-associated protein encodes MKKIEKQKQSQLLETNKKIELLNQEFENFKNQNNFISFDKLISTVLLKSNLDKNKNEEKILFDWIKKASEQKYDLVFDAFVISFNLEPNLNNLYLAPTLSKNQSSNFETIDFSSDSNLFNSNFIMNLNIEIKFLLANGFYVEVIKGIIMKKNNDFELFYSQEHILGW; translated from the coding sequence ATGAAAAAAATTGAGAAACAAAAACAAAGTCAATTGCTAGAAACAAATAAAAAAATCGAATTATTAAATCAAGAATTTGAAAATTTTAAAAATCAAAATAATTTCATTTCTTTTGATAAATTAATTTCGACAGTTTTGTTAAAAAGTAATCTTGATAAAAATAAAAATGAAGAAAAAATATTATTTGATTGAATTAAAAAAGCCAGTGAGCAAAAATATGATTTAGTTTTTGATGCTTTTGTAATTTCATTTAATTTGGAGCCAAATTTAAATAATTTGTATTTAGCACCAACATTATCAAAAAATCAATCATCAAATTTTGAAACAATTGATTTTAGTTCAGATTCAAACTTATTTAATAGCAATTTTATAATGAATCTCAATATTGAAATCAAATTTTTATTAGCAAATGGATTTTATGTTGAAGTCATTAAAGGAATAATTATGAAAAAAAACAATGATTTTGAATTATTTTACAGCCAAGAACATATATTAGGATGATAA
- a CDS encoding MSC_0624 family F1-like ATPase-associated membrane protein, with the protein MQTNSITNKKIYDDFESMLNNKKRNSFIWMLKIILISFFVLASGLILFFAPLTLFSKKLFLNQNIQWFLVFSNPTLERINYLALFRVFLLMGIFFYTFIKNFSNTIEQKEAGKKYLGWFVTYLVFSLTALVLLFTFFRQNTLDYYFLALISIPLLILDLAYSIYKYKLKRKTDPLIHKNKNLVIISNVARGILVFSFLIILSIWVFSIKGNKNDFLNNNIMHNFFLNMFSQRDVKNLIYLILFLIFLAIILFGIKIEKIILAITKQNKNNNFKEKIILYLFLGFVVFLWFIRTFFYKNANDIIVANKEPQTYLYLIGLGIIVFLFIWYLLINFIKKFKVRGLLVNNIILGFMLGLIWIIVLINVLVFKNKLETNLSILFGGFFSLVILLIHRLKIANESYYVAMFLEIIIILMLATLLISGLNSILLANNNQSFYNVSSKLSLEQIFVITTAVLIIAFNLALMINLFVVLMKLTKKSNNIYIERN; encoded by the coding sequence ATGCAGACTAATAGTATTACTAATAAAAAAATATATGATGATTTTGAATCAATGCTAAATAACAAAAAAAGAAATTCATTCATTTGAATGTTAAAAATCATTTTAATTTCTTTTTTTGTGCTTGCTTCAGGATTGATTTTATTTTTTGCCCCATTAACACTTTTTTCAAAAAAATTATTTTTAAACCAAAATATTCAATGATTTTTAGTTTTTTCAAATCCAACATTAGAACGGATTAATTATTTAGCTTTATTTCGAGTATTTTTGTTAATGGGAATATTTTTTTATACATTTATTAAAAATTTTTCAAACACAATTGAACAAAAAGAAGCGGGAAAAAAATATCTTGGTTGATTTGTCACTTATTTAGTTTTTTCTTTAACAGCTTTAGTTTTGTTGTTTACTTTTTTTAGACAAAATACACTAGATTATTATTTTTTAGCTTTAATTTCAATTCCACTTTTAATTTTAGATTTAGCTTATTCAATTTATAAATATAAATTAAAAAGAAAAACTGATCCTTTGATTCATAAAAATAAAAATTTAGTGATTATTTCTAATGTTGCAAGAGGAATTTTAGTTTTTAGTTTTTTAATTATTTTAAGCATTTGGGTGTTTTCAATCAAAGGAAATAAAAATGATTTTTTAAATAACAACATAATGCATAATTTCTTTTTGAATATGTTTTCACAAAGAGATGTTAAAAACCTAATTTATTTGATTTTGTTTTTAATATTTTTAGCAATCATTTTATTTGGAATTAAAATTGAAAAAATTATTTTAGCAATTACAAAACAAAACAAAAATAACAATTTTAAAGAAAAAATCATCTTATATTTATTTTTAGGATTTGTTGTTTTTCTTTGATTTATTCGTACATTTTTTTATAAAAATGCAAATGATATTATTGTTGCAAATAAAGAACCACAAACATATTTATATTTGATTGGACTAGGGATAATTGTTTTCTTATTCATTTGATATTTATTAATTAATTTTATTAAGAAATTTAAGGTTCGTGGTCTTTTAGTTAATAATATTATTCTTGGTTTTATGCTTGGGTTAATTTGAATTATTGTTTTAATCAATGTTTTAGTGTTTAAAAATAAACTTGAAACTAATTTAAGCATTTTATTTGGCGGATTTTTTAGCTTAGTAATTTTATTAATCCATCGCTTAAAAATTGCAAATGAATCATATTATGTTGCAATGTTTTTAGAAATTATTATTATTCTAATGCTTGCAACACTATTAATTAGTGGTCTTAATTCAATTTTATTAGCAAATAATAATCAAAGTTTTTATAATGTTAGTTCAAAATTATCACTTGAACAAATCTTTGTGATTACTACAGCTGTTTTAATCATCGCATTTAATCTTGCACTGATGATTAATTTATTTGTTGTGTTAATGAAATTAACCAAAAAATCAAATAATATTTATATTGAAAGAAATTAA
- a CDS encoding MSC_0622 family F1-like ATPase gamma subunit, which translates to MHLKKYEEKLQNLNNILTKVNNSKNILLIDIMKLTRKLKFDISNALLNISLITEIKNQYAIKNKLLNTDKKITNKNKKKQTSLWIYVTEKQKYSTDSYSRYEKTILNYVNKKHDDFIVVGERALQFCKQNDFNVIKHFLESEEKNKSLPWIISQLIKILHVENNYDHVNFVINTNKNYNGYFTLLPIDQFDVNKLAHQELEPSRLNNFANYKIYPGIEEFIDNEINIFLENAVRSLMIESSFYNAKNDLVTTNKIINQIEDEITIVKKKIIRSKREKEIEEIVLLTRANKNFFED; encoded by the coding sequence ATGCATTTAAAAAAATATGAAGAAAAATTACAAAATTTAAACAATATTTTAACAAAAGTTAATAATTCAAAAAATATTCTTTTAATTGATATTATGAAGCTAACAAGAAAATTAAAATTTGATATTTCAAATGCCCTTTTAAATATCAGTTTAATTACAGAAATTAAAAATCAATATGCAATTAAAAATAAATTACTAAATACTGATAAAAAAATTACGAATAAAAACAAAAAAAAGCAAACTAGTTTATGAATTTATGTAACTGAAAAACAAAAATATTCAACGGATTCATATTCGAGATATGAAAAAACAATTTTAAATTATGTTAATAAAAAACATGATGATTTCATTGTTGTTGGTGAAAGAGCATTGCAATTTTGTAAACAAAATGATTTCAATGTAATTAAGCATTTTTTAGAATCAGAAGAAAAAAATAAAAGTTTACCTTGAATTATTTCACAATTAATCAAAATTTTACATGTTGAAAATAATTATGATCATGTAAATTTTGTAATTAATACAAACAAAAATTATAATGGTTATTTTACACTTTTGCCAATTGATCAATTTGATGTTAATAAGTTAGCTCACCAAGAACTTGAACCTAGTCGTCTTAATAATTTTGCTAATTACAAGATTTATCCTGGAATTGAAGAATTCATTGATAATGAAATTAATATTTTTTTGGAAAATGCTGTTCGTTCATTAATGATTGAATCATCATTTTATAATGCTAAAAATGATTTAGTAACAACAAATAAAATTATCAATCAAATTGAGGATGAAATTACGATTGTTAAAAAGAAAATTATTCGTAGTAAACGTGAAAAAGAAATTGAAGAAATTGTTTTATTAACAAGAGCAAATAAAAACTTTTTTGAGGATTAA
- a CDS encoding alanine/ornithine racemase family PLP-dependent enzyme, which yields MAFPKIIINETKFKNNIKQAIEICKQKNIEVLAVTKGFCGNRRMVELYYEAGIKYFGDSRLDNFEVYKDIPGHKQLLRIPMISEIPRMLELCDSSLNGDINVIKKIDEYVTANNLKTHEIVLMVDLGDRREGYLPEETLEISKQIQELKGIKLIGLGCNFGCYGARIPSDQAMAQFVALKHQIEDELNIKLTHMSGGNSLSLHMVWENRMPKEVNFLRMGFAIIFGTEDMYRQTIKGMHRDAFRCEVEIIEVDYKSSLPVGECGIDAFGQVPYFEDIGNIKRLILGIGKLDTMFDAMIPYDKDLKILGGSSDHLIINAQDSKINYKPGDIIKFDLDWGSLLYLFNSSYVKKEFEK from the coding sequence ATGGCTTTTCCAAAAATTATCATAAATGAAACTAAGTTTAAAAACAATATCAAACAAGCAATTGAAATTTGCAAGCAAAAAAATATTGAAGTTTTAGCTGTAACTAAAGGATTTTGTGGCAATCGCCGAATGGTTGAATTATATTATGAAGCAGGAATTAAATATTTTGGTGATTCAAGATTGGATAATTTTGAAGTTTATAAGGACATTCCAGGACATAAACAGCTTCTAAGAATTCCAATGATTTCTGAAATTCCAAGAATGTTGGAACTATGCGATTCATCATTAAATGGTGATATTAATGTCATTAAAAAAATTGATGAATATGTAACTGCAAATAATTTAAAAACACACGAAATTGTTTTAATGGTTGATTTAGGTGATCGTCGTGAGGGGTATTTACCTGAAGAAACATTAGAAATTTCCAAACAAATTCAAGAACTTAAAGGCATTAAATTAATTGGTTTAGGTTGCAATTTTGGATGTTATGGTGCAAGAATTCCTTCAGATCAAGCAATGGCACAATTTGTAGCTTTAAAACATCAAATTGAAGATGAATTAAATATTAAACTAACACATATGTCAGGTGGAAATTCATTAAGTTTACATATGGTTTGAGAAAATCGTATGCCAAAAGAAGTCAATTTCTTAAGAATGGGATTTGCAATAATTTTTGGAACTGAGGATATGTATCGTCAAACAATCAAAGGAATGCATCGTGATGCTTTTCGATGTGAAGTTGAAATTATTGAAGTTGATTATAAATCATCCCTTCCAGTTGGTGAATGTGGAATTGATGCATTTGGACAAGTTCCTTATTTTGAAGACATTGGCAATATCAAAAGATTAATTTTAGGAATTGGTAAACTAGATACAATGTTTGACGCAATGATTCCATATGACAAAGATCTTAAAATTCTTGGAGGGTCATCAGATCATTTAATTATTAATGCCCAAGATAGCAAAATCAATTACAAACCAGGAGACATTATTAAATTTGATTTAGATTGAGGAAGTTTATTATATTTATTTAATTCGTCGTATGTCAAAAAAGAGTTTGAAAAATAA
- a CDS encoding MSC_0620 family F1-like ATPase-associated subunit encodes MKIKTKLWSFSLIPGLVIPMTLISYANLNQQSKREESSKQENKKEEPKVASDFSEFKTFAQDKLQKGIETLIKDTEKFLDSERKKIEEELNSDFKKNIANIDKLIYLQVLIKYLKDNGESLKTNHANNHGFNVVFPYLMANNQKYDIANIKYDGEDFEEIKVGKETNTDYSKQIKGENNKIEKKQQDQTNSISKEKLEKLINKYISDLSKELKSMLYDEKDIPVVGKDIQIKFKDNNLIEFTTPAGFDNWDKYIISKLEKKFIKFDLKQNKDFKDEEEKQEEKKEDEPIEKPDLVPGDKPDKEVNVDEQIRTLPLLFPNVSYTHTNNSVSTLVSSFNSAASDQKKKIFFFDNPINTRYEYSVASIEASGNNAIKATIKITDLVAPNKVREYSVANIKIDTSNKQKAFNKVYEKTIQANQELFSRLYLALGIDHKVNYTDLRHNNLRKSLFDMVGAGVQVINQKEYNANMHKIINDLATSYGSSNNEETINRGLKNSKYLFLTSLFSSKINEEWYFNYLTNALKGILLRFKEITRINEKIIQTNFINSKLNLDIINQYYDLINKQISRLIATSSKRVLNIFAWYDFYLKSVKEIIDNFAQLGILVDNKSISDEKILANFKKTYANVKEIINKEKQVAKNTLNYLGYGLLGIFSILLLSSIIFIAIKRKQLRALKIKKISGLVIAISLSIVIAAILMIIL; translated from the coding sequence ATGAAAATAAAAACCAAATTATGATCATTTAGTTTAATTCCAGGATTAGTCATTCCTATGACTTTAATTTCCTATGCCAATTTAAACCAACAAAGTAAAAGAGAAGAATCAAGTAAACAAGAAAATAAAAAAGAAGAACCAAAAGTTGCATCCGATTTTTCTGAGTTTAAAACTTTTGCACAAGATAAGCTTCAAAAAGGAATTGAAACTTTAATTAAAGATACAGAAAAATTCCTAGATTCAGAAAGAAAAAAAATTGAAGAAGAACTAAATAGTGATTTCAAAAAAAATATTGCAAATATTGACAAATTAATTTATTTACAAGTTTTGATAAAGTATTTAAAAGACAATGGTGAATCATTGAAAACAAATCATGCAAATAATCATGGATTTAATGTTGTTTTTCCATATTTAATGGCAAATAATCAAAAATATGATATTGCTAATATTAAATATGACGGTGAGGATTTTGAAGAAATCAAGGTTGGTAAAGAAACCAATACTGATTATTCAAAACAAATTAAAGGTGAGAATAATAAAATTGAAAAAAAACAACAAGATCAAACAAATAGCATTTCAAAAGAAAAACTAGAAAAATTAATTAATAAATATATTTCAGACCTTAGCAAAGAACTAAAATCAATGCTTTATGATGAAAAAGATATTCCTGTTGTTGGTAAAGATATTCAAATTAAATTCAAAGACAATAATCTAATTGAATTTACAACTCCTGCTGGATTTGATAATTGGGATAAATATATCATTTCAAAACTAGAAAAAAAATTCATTAAATTTGATTTAAAACAAAATAAAGATTTTAAAGACGAAGAAGAAAAACAAGAAGAAAAAAAAGAAGATGAACCAATTGAAAAACCAGATTTAGTTCCTGGTGATAAACCTGATAAAGAAGTTAACGTTGATGAACAAATAAGAACTCTACCGCTTTTATTTCCAAATGTTTCTTATACTCATACAAATAATTCTGTCTCAACATTAGTTTCTTCATTTAATTCAGCAGCATCTGATCAAAAGAAAAAAATCTTCTTTTTTGATAACCCAATTAATACAAGATATGAATATTCAGTTGCTAGCATAGAAGCTTCTGGGAATAATGCAATTAAAGCAACAATCAAAATTACTGATCTTGTTGCACCAAATAAAGTAAGAGAATATTCTGTTGCAAACATAAAAATAGATACTTCAAATAAACAAAAAGCATTCAATAAAGTTTATGAAAAAACCATTCAAGCAAACCAAGAACTTTTTTCAAGACTATATTTGGCCTTAGGAATTGATCACAAAGTTAATTACACAGATTTAAGACATAATAATTTAAGGAAAAGTTTATTTGATATGGTTGGTGCTGGTGTGCAAGTTATTAACCAAAAAGAATACAATGCAAATATGCATAAAATTATTAATGACTTAGCAACAAGTTATGGAAGTTCAAATAATGAAGAAACAATTAATAGGGGACTAAAAAATTCAAAATATTTATTTTTAACTTCTTTGTTTTCATCAAAAATTAATGAAGAGTGATATTTTAATTATTTAACTAATGCTCTTAAAGGAATTTTGTTAAGATTTAAAGAAATTACAAGAATTAATGAAAAAATTATTCAAACGAATTTTATTAATTCAAAATTAAATTTGGATATTATTAATCAATATTATGACTTAATTAATAAACAAATCTCAAGATTAATTGCTACAAGTTCAAAAAGAGTTTTAAATATTTTTGCTTGATATGATTTTTATTTAAAATCGGTTAAGGAAATTATTGATAATTTTGCTCAATTAGGAATTTTGGTGGACAATAAAAGTATTAGTGATGAAAAAATATTAGCAAATTTCAAAAAAACATATGCCAATGTGAAAGAAATTATTAATAAAGAAAAACAAGTTGCTAAAAACACTTTAAACTATCTTGGTTATGGTTTATTAGGAATTTTTTCGATTTTATTATTAAGTTCAATTATCTTTATTGCAATTAAAAGAAAACAATTGAGAGCATTAAAAATTAAAAAAATTTCTGGATTAGTGATTGCAATTTCATTAAGCATTGTAATTGCGGCAATTCTAATGATAATTTTATAA
- a CDS encoding DegV family protein, whose product MKIKIIVDSSSGLSEEQAHQLGWGFIPLQCEIENKKYQIGKDIFIGDFKIMWEANRKIHAITSASSPVVNEQEVAKYINDYDLIMIYSISKHLSSQISFLMNQFKDNKKVYVVDSKRISYLIVRDLLIFEEKIKQGIAFEDAIKHFEINNERLILVPQFNDALVKGGRLSKAAAVIAKLLKIVPLIKFDFGVLEKEGIGRVFTKSLEKIVTELWNSNKDDLEDKVLFVIHAENDDLDQLISKFKTITENGIPIYSIKLPVDVSIHTGIGAVCVTIAKIDKNIQNKLFLFAKKW is encoded by the coding sequence ATGAAAATAAAAATAATTGTTGATTCATCATCAGGATTAAGTGAAGAACAAGCACATCAATTAGGTTGAGGTTTCATTCCTTTACAGTGTGAAATTGAAAATAAGAAATATCAAATTGGAAAAGATATTTTCATTGGAGATTTTAAAATAATGTGAGAAGCAAATAGAAAAATTCATGCAATTACATCGGCTTCATCACCAGTTGTTAATGAACAAGAAGTAGCTAAATATATAAATGACTATGATTTGATAATGATTTATTCAATTTCAAAACATTTGTCATCACAAATTTCTTTCTTAATGAATCAATTTAAAGATAATAAGAAGGTTTATGTTGTTGATTCAAAAAGAATTTCATATTTAATTGTTCGTGATTTATTAATTTTTGAAGAAAAAATTAAACAAGGCATTGCATTTGAAGACGCAATTAAACATTTTGAAATCAATAATGAAAGATTAATTTTAGTTCCACAATTTAATGATGCCTTAGTTAAGGGAGGGCGTTTATCAAAAGCAGCAGCAGTAATTGCAAAACTTTTAAAAATTGTGCCTTTGATTAAATTTGATTTTGGGGTGTTAGAAAAAGAAGGAATTGGTAGAGTGTTTACTAAATCCTTAGAAAAAATTGTAACTGAATTATGAAATAGTAACAAGGATGATTTAGAAGACAAAGTCTTATTTGTTATCCATGCAGAAAATGATGATTTAGACCAATTAATTTCAAAATTTAAAACAATTACAGAAAACGGTATTCCAATATACTCAATTAAATTACCAGTTGATGTTTCAATTCATACCGGAATTGGTGCTGTTTGTGTCACAATAGCCAAAATTGATAAAAATATTCAAAATAAATTATTCTTATTTGCTAAAAAATGATAG
- the tyrS gene encoding tyrosine--tRNA ligase — protein sequence MPKNFIAELKTRKILNNISNEKKFLEIPKNSGVYIGFDPTAKSLHLGNYLQIATLLRFKNAGYKVYAILGGITGMIGDPSFRNSERKFLDIETLKENKIAIKKQLKKFGLDVIDNLDFYKNIKLIDFFSKIGKLININYLLEKESIATRLKSGLTATELCYQLIQGWDFKCMYEKHDVRIQAGGSDQWGNITTGLEFIRKIYGDSANAVALTINLLTDENGQKFGKSTGGGSLWLNKEMTTPYALYQFLLNQADEKIDEYLKILTFLSLDEINKIMTKHNQAKYLRFAQKTLAYHLVKDIHGARAANQAQKISNILFAKSNQNLTLSDIEMLKNSIQTIYVEKNQKFIDVIRRYKITVSNRETREFIQKKSFLIDNQIVVDENQIIEFKKYSKYALLKKGKKDFYILTNVEKINF from the coding sequence ATGCCAAAAAACTTTATTGCTGAATTAAAGACAAGAAAAATTCTTAATAACATTTCAAATGAAAAAAAATTCTTAGAAATTCCAAAAAACTCAGGTGTTTATATTGGCTTTGATCCAACTGCTAAAAGTCTTCATTTAGGAAATTATTTACAAATTGCAACATTATTACGTTTTAAAAATGCTGGATATAAAGTTTATGCAATTCTTGGGGGAATTACAGGAATGATAGGTGATCCAAGTTTTCGCAATAGTGAAAGAAAGTTTTTGGACATAGAAACCTTAAAAGAAAACAAAATAGCAATTAAAAAACAATTAAAAAAATTTGGTTTAGATGTAATAGATAATCTTGATTTTTATAAAAACATCAAATTAATTGATTTCTTTTCAAAAATTGGGAAATTAATCAATATTAATTATTTATTAGAAAAAGAAAGTATTGCAACAAGACTAAAAAGTGGCTTAACTGCTACTGAGTTATGTTATCAATTAATTCAAGGTTGAGATTTTAAATGCATGTATGAAAAACATGATGTTAGAATCCAAGCCGGTGGCTCAGACCAATGAGGAAATATTACAACAGGATTAGAATTTATTCGCAAAATTTATGGTGACAGTGCGAATGCTGTTGCATTGACAATAAATTTATTAACTGATGAAAATGGTCAAAAATTTGGAAAATCAACAGGAGGTGGATCTTTGTGATTAAACAAAGAAATGACAACTCCTTATGCCCTATACCAATTTCTTTTAAATCAAGCAGATGAAAAAATTGATGAATATCTAAAAATCTTGACTTTTTTATCGCTTGATGAAATTAATAAAATTATGACTAAACACAATCAAGCCAAATATCTTCGTTTTGCCCAAAAAACTTTGGCATATCATTTAGTTAAAGATATTCATGGTGCAAGAGCAGCCAACCAAGCACAAAAAATCAGCAACATTCTTTTTGCAAAAAGCAATCAAAATTTAACATTAAGTGATATTGAAATGCTTAAAAACTCGATTCAAACAATCTATGTTGAAAAAAATCAAAAATTTATTGATGTTATAAGGAGATATAAAATCACAGTATCAAATCGTGAAACAAGAGAATTTATTCAAAAAAAATCATTTCTAATTGATAACCAAATTGTTGTAGATGAAAATCAAATTATTGAATTTAAAAAATATTCTAAATATGCCTTATTAAAAAAAGGTAAAAAAGATTTTTATATTTTAACTAATGTGGAGAAAATAAATTTTTAA
- a CDS encoding MSC_0621 family F1-like ATPase epsilon subunit — protein sequence MQDTTKTFQIKINFLNNKLLELKKAQLFINVDQTEEWVFVDENSILAYEKILIRIKNLETNQTFYLFLINTNIIVNENLITITTFSQKEIYFESKNFIDKTKEIKEISNQINYYLSLQTIGLNLDQYMELKILEQKLYLLDFQQKLKLIK from the coding sequence ATGCAAGATACAACAAAAACTTTTCAAATAAAAATTAATTTTTTAAATAATAAGCTGCTTGAATTAAAAAAAGCACAATTATTCATTAATGTCGATCAAACTGAAGAATGAGTGTTTGTTGATGAAAATTCAATCTTGGCATATGAAAAAATTTTAATCCGAATTAAAAATCTTGAAACAAACCAAACATTTTATTTATTCTTAATTAATACAAACATAATTGTTAATGAAAACTTAATCACAATTACAACATTTAGCCAGAAAGAAATTTATTTTGAATCAAAAAATTTTATTGATAAGACAAAAGAAATTAAAGAAATTTCAAATCAAATCAATTACTATTTATCACTTCAAACAATTGGGCTGAATTTAGACCAATATATGGAACTAAAAATCTTAGAACAAAAACTATATTTACTTGACTTTCAACAAAAATTAAAATTAATTAAATAG